A single window of Triplophysa rosa linkage group LG2, Trosa_1v2, whole genome shotgun sequence DNA harbors:
- the erap2 gene encoding endoplasmic reticulum aminopeptidase 2, with protein sequence MHLLVFISFFLKLQFCVPSDSSNSAGDNLATNGLPFPWSKVRLPNYIVPVRYYLLIHPNLTTLTFNGSVKIEIDVKNYTNWVVLHSKNLKIFTATVLDEGEAHLSDKVLPVLEYPPHEQIAIFSPKILTSGEKYFLYLEFGAPLSEGFYGFYKSTYRTKGGETRVLASTHFEPTSARMALPCFDEPVFKANYSVRIRRGPSHISLSNMPLEKTVEIENGLFEDHFEASVRMSSYLLAFVVCDFKSVSGMTGTGINVSIYAVPEKWHQTHYALEAAVKLLEFYEKYFNILYPLPKLDLIAIPDFQSGAMENWGLTTYRETSLLYNPDISSASDKLWVTMVIGHELAHQWFGNLVTMEWWNDIWLNEGFARYMEFVSVEAVYPELKVEDNFLDTCFGAIGRDSLNSSRPISSLAENPTQIKEMFDTVSYDKGACILHMLRNFLTDEGFQSGIIRYLRRFSYSNARNEDLWDILIKTCSEEDFTSGKYCYSSAQATKNAYSFAGEHIDLKQMMYTWTLQKGIPLVTVKRQGRKLYIGQERFLKIVQPNDPLWDSLQSGFLWHIPLTYKTSHSDHEIKHILDTKSDVLTMDEDVQWVKLNSDMNGYYIVHYEDDGWNALTELLRVNHTALSFKDRANLIHNAFQLVTAGRLSLDKALDLIRYLKSETHNVPLLQGLGYLQSFYKLIEKRNIVDVTQNLKTYILRYFRDVIDRQSWSDDGMVSDRRLREEVLSLACDLGYQPCSEKAKQLYDGWVESNATISLPTDVSETVYMIGAQDDSGWAYLLEKYSISMCETEKSKFLSALANSRDSEKLSRLLELGLDGTVIKTQNLPSLIYRVARNPVGHFLAWDFVKKHWNELVDKFPLGSFGIRNIIVGTVTQFSSTEELNEVKDFFRSFAEQVSHLRVTQVALDNVEKNILWLTRNLETMRSWLQKRLK encoded by the exons ATGCATCTTTTAGTTTTCATCTCGTTCTTTCTAAAATTGCAGTTTTGTGTCCCGTCTGATAGCAGTAATTCTGCCGGTGACAATCTGGCAACAAACGGTCTACCTTTTCCATGGAGTAAAGTCCGCCTGCCAAACTACATAGTGCCTGTCCGTTACTATTTACTAATCCATCCCAATCTTACCACTTTGACGTTCAACGGTTCTGTGAAGATTGAAATCGATGTCAAGAACTACACAAATTGGGTCGTGCTGCACAGCAAGAACCTTAAGATCTTCACAGCCACGGTTTTGGATGAAGGTGAAGCTCACCTGTCAGATAAAGTGCTCCCTGTGTTGGAATATCCTCCGCATGAACAGATCGCCATCTTCTCTCCGAAGATCCTGACCTCGGGCGAAAAATACTTCCTTTATTTGGAGTTTGGTGCACCGTTGAGTGAGGGCTTCTATGGGTTTTATAAAAGTACCTATAGGACAAAAGGAGGAGAAACAAG GGTCCTGGCATCCACTCACTTCGAGCCTACATCTGCCCGAATGGCATTGCCATGTTTTGATGAGCCTGTTTTTAAAGCCAATTACAGTGTCAGGATAAGAAGAGGACCATCACACATATCTCTGTCCAACATGCCATTA GAAAAAACAGTTGAAATTGAAAATGGCTTGTTTGAGGATCATTTCGAAGCCAGTGTGAGGATGAGTTCCTACCTGTTGGCCTTCGTTGTTTGCGACTTTAAATCTGTTAGTGGAATGACTGGAACCggaataaat GTTTCTATTTACGCCGTTCCAGAGAAATGGCATCAGACGCACTATGCTCTTGAGGCCGCCGTGAAACTATTGgagttttatgaaaaatatttcaACATACTTTATCCGCTGCCAAAACTGG ATCTGATAGCTATTCCAGATTTCCAGTCAGGTGCTATGGAGAACTGGGGTTTGACTACATACAGGGAAACCTCGCTCCTGTACAACCCTGACATCTCATCTGCCTCTGATAAGCTCTGGGTTACCATGGTGATAGGACACGAGCTGGCTCATCAA TGGTTTGGAAACCTGGTCACCATGGAATGGTGGAATGACATTTGGCTAAATGAAGGCTTTGCACGCTATATGGAATTCGTCTCTGTTGAGGCTGTATATCCAGAGCTTAAAGTT GAGGACAATTTCCTAGATACCTGTTTTGGAGCTATCGGGCGTGATTCTCTCAATTCTTCTAGGCCGATTTCCAGTTTAGCCGAGAATCCAACCCAGATCAAAGAAATGTTTGATACTGTGTCCTATGACAAG GGAGCGTGTATTCTTCACATGCTGAGGAACTTTCTGACAGACGAGGGCTTTCAGAGTGGCATCATTCGGTACCTCAGGAGGTTCAGCTACAGCAATGCCAGAAATGAAGACCTGTGGGACATTCTGATTAAA ACGTGTTCTGAGGAGGATTTTACCTCAGGGAAATACTGTTACAGCAGCGCACAAGCCACCAAAAATGCA TATTCTTTTGCAGGGGAACACATAGACCTGAAGCAAATGATGTACACGTGGACTCTACAGAAAGGCATACCGCTGGTGACTGTTAAGCGTCAGGGAAGGAAACTTTATATCGGGCAAGAGCGCTTCTTAAAGATAGtccagcccaatgaccccttaTGGGATTCGCTGCAAAGCGG CTTTCTGTGGCACATCCCTTTGACATATAAAACAAGCCACTCTGATCATGAGATCAAACACATCTTGGATACAAAATCAG ATGTGTTGACAATGGATGAAGATGTACAATGGGTAAAACTCAACAGTGATATGAATGGATACTACATTGTCCATTATGAGGACGATGGCTGGAACGCCCTGACGGAGCTCCTGCGAGTAAACCACACTGCTTTGAGCTTCAAGGACAGAGCCAACCTCATTCACAATGCATTTCAGCTAGTCAC tgCAGGGCGTCTGTCACTTGACAAAGCATTGGATCTGATCAGATACCTCAAGTCCGAAACCCACAACGTGCCTCTCCTTCAAGGGCTCGGATATCTACAGTCATTCTATAAACTGATTGAGAAGAGAAACATAGTTGATGTTACTCAAAATCTCAAG ACCTACATCTTGCGGTATTTCAGAGATGTGATCGACAGGCAGTCATGGAGCGATGATGGGATGGTTTCAGACCGTAGACTGCGCGAAGAGGTTCTCTCACTCGCATGTGATTTGGGATATCAGCCCTGCTCGGAAAAGGCTAAACAACTGTATGACGGCTGGGTGGAATCTAACGCTACAATCAG CTTGCCCACCGATGTGTCAGAGACAGTCTACATGATTGGAGCTCAGGATGACAGCGGCTGGGCTTATCTCCTGGAAAAGTACTCCATCTCCATGTGTGAAACAGAGAAAAGCAAATTTCTTTCCGCTTTAGCAAACAGCAGGGATTCTGAAAAACTGTCAAG ATTGTTGGAGCTGGGATTGGATGgaactgtaataaaaacacaaaatttacCCTCACTTATATACAGGGTAGCCAGAAATCCAGTCGGTCATTTTCTAGCGTGGGACTTTGTGAAGAAACACTGGAATGAACTAGTAGATAA GTTTCCGCTGGGCTCTTTCGGAATCAGAAATATTATTGTTGGCACTGTAACTCAGTTCTCTTCCACAGAGGAGTTGAACGAG GTCAAGGATTTCTTCAGGTCTTTTGCAGAGCAGGTATCTCACCTGcgtgtcactcaagtggccctGGATAACGTGGAGAAGAATATTCTCTGGCTCACAAGAAACTTAGAGACCATGAGGTCATGGTTACAGAAAAGACTCAAGTAA
- the rgmb gene encoding RGM domain family member B, with protein sequence MGMGRAGSYYPGAERLISPVLYLLVLCTISCVTHIGEGQVQTPQCRIQKCTTDFVSLTSHLNPSLDGFDTEFCKALRAYSACTQRTSKSCRGNLVFHSAMLGISDLMSQRNCSNDGPTSSTHPVIPIEPCNYHSQHHHASQPGVPEHPRPTYLFCGLFGDPHLRTFKDHFQTCKVEGAWPLIDNNYLSVQVTNVPVVYGSSATATNKVTIIFKPYQECTDQKVYQAITDDLPAAFVDGTISGGDSETRSIWILEKTPGRHVEIHAAYIGVNIIIRQQGRYLTLAVRMPEELAMTFDETQDLQLCMNGCPTSERIDQEGHLHLPMQGLQQAGLQQQARAEAQRGLFTLESASSKCREQLEVKDIYFHSCVFDLLTTGDANFTTAAYNALKDMEILHPKRERWHIFPNSAAGLRPFSLLSHALLVVFLLVALL encoded by the exons GTGAGGGCCAGGTGCAAACTCCACAGTGCCGGATTCAGAAGTGCACCACCGACTTTGTCTCGCTCACCTCCCACCTCAACCCTTCGCTGGATGGCTTTGACACTGAATTCTGCAAGGCGCTGCGAGCCTATTCCGCCTGCACCCAGCGGACCTCCAAAAGCTGCAGGGGCAACCTGGTGTTCCATTCAGCCATGCTGGGCATCAGTGACCTCATGAGCCAGAGGAACTGCTCTAATGATGGACCCACATCGTCCACCCATCCAGTCATCCCCATCGAACCGTGCAACTACCACAGCCAGCATCATCATGCGTCGCAGCCCGGGGTGCCGGAACACCCTCGGCCCACCTACCTGTTCTGCGGCCTGTTTGGGGACCCCCACCTTAGAActttcaaagaccattttcagaCCTGTAAGGTTGAAGGGGCGTGGCCTCTCATTGATAACAATTACCTGTCGGTGCAGGTGACAAATGTTCCGGTTGTTTATGGATCCAGTGCCACGGCAACCAATAAG GTCACAATAATCTTCAAACCATACCAAGAATGTACAGACCAGAAGGTCTACCAGGCCATAACAGACGACCTTCCCGCCGCCTTCGTGGACGGCACCATCAGCGGGGGCGACAGTGAGACCCGCAGCATCTGGATCCTAGAGAAGACACCGGGTCGACACGTCGAGATCCACGCCGCCTACATCGGTGTCAACATTATCATACGGCAACAAGGCCGATACCTGACGCTGGCTGTGCGGATGCCAGAGGAGCTGGCCATGACCTTCGACGAAACGCAGGACCTGCAGCTGTGCATGAATGGATGCCCGACATCAGAGCGCATCGACCAAGAGGGACATCTTCATCTGCCCATGCAGGGCCTCCAGCAGGCCGGCTTGCAGCAGCAGGCGAGGGCCGAAGCCCAGAGGGGGCTCTTCACCCTTGAAAGCGCCTCCAGTAAGTGCAGAGAACAGCTGGAGGTGAAAGACATTTATTTCCACTCCTGCGTGTTTGACCTGCTCACCACAGGAGATGCGAACTTCACCACGGCCGCCTACAACGCCCTGAAGGACATGGAGATTCTGCACCCCAAGAGGGAGCGCTGGCATATCTTTCCGAACTCGGCCGCCGGGCTGAGGCCTTTTTCATTGCTCTCACATGCACTGCTGGTCGTCTTTCTGCTTGTTGCGCTTTTGTAA